A genome region from Anopheles stephensi strain Indian chromosome 2, UCI_ANSTEP_V1.0, whole genome shotgun sequence includes the following:
- the LOC118517632 gene encoding H/ACA ribonucleoprotein complex subunit 2-like protein has translation MGKIKTEKMEGEEEVDVSMVKEEDSYEDKIRNASAIAQPMASKKLTKKIHKLIEKASKQKNFLRNGLKDVQIRLRKGETGLVVFAGDVTPIEIMCHLPAVCEEKNIPYCYMPSRKDLGAAMGVKRGTVAMLIREHPDYQEQYDKLKVELTTLPIPS, from the exons ATGGGTAAAATAAAGACGGAAAAGATGGAAGGTGAGGAGGAGGTCGATGTGTCCATGGTGAAGGAGGAGGATTCGTACGAAGATAAGATCCGGAATGCGAGCGCAATCGCGCAGCCGATGGCGTCTAAGAAGCTGACCAAAAAGATACACAAACTAATCGAAAAAG CATCCAAACAGAAGAACTTTCTTCGCAATGGACTGAAGGATGTACAGATTCGCCTCCGGAAGGGAGAAACTGG ACTCGTTGTGTTTGCCGGTGATGTGACACCGATCGAAATCATGTGCCATCTGCCGGCAGTGTGCGAAGAGAAGAATATTCCCTACTGCTACATGCCCAGCCGGAAGGATCTTGGCGCGGCGATGGGTGTGAAGCGAGGCACGGTCGCTATGCTGATCCGCGAGCATCCCGACTATCAGGAGCAGTACGATAAGCTAAAGGTAGAACTCACAACGCTTCCCATACCTTCGTGA